A stretch of Dysidea avara chromosome 5, odDysAvar1.4, whole genome shotgun sequence DNA encodes these proteins:
- the LOC136255828 gene encoding uncharacterized protein encodes MATNSRKRGQTAAKEISEVGQPKKKRQRKVMTKKTRETLQSSLKSIDTTILVQEAVARIREEFDSESSSLVNELCAEQQLLQELVEFHRDTFVALHIECKKEKNSQLKFQLRWLSLCSTFLLEEQYSLADINLEESTHPVLTELRQKWIHFCKKHCSSITASKPIMMSFSSSLYNSLLEHVASFQTRQTEGTSGGTVVPTAEEDGVYYRFGGGALCEMLHRRYKQIRTASNKNLMSIEISLLQAINTKDKSDIPEYLQYQDRGYMYFPHKTFIPFLRKLDTDLKKLVNVESFHKLGNDLIKITHDGLKEPSYKDTFVAVLKQRLPDCILDSETQTAMDNVFDELTRKLCNTRIQEFLSATKQEFATKKGMASTVDVNLRTTLLSDHTKLSSKVDK; translated from the exons ATGGCGACGAATTCGAGGAAGAGAGGCCAAACCGCTGCGAAGGAAATTTCCGAAGTAGGGCAGCCAAAGAAGAAGAGACAAAGAAAAGTTATGACTAAGAAAACCAGAGAAACACTGCAAAGCTCTTTAAAATCTATTGACACTACTATTCTTGTTCAAGAAGCGGTCGCTCGAATCCGTGAAGAGTTCGACTCGGAAAGTAGTAGTCTTGTAAATGAATTGTGTGCCGAACAGCAGTTACTGCAGGAGTTAGTAGAGTTTCATCGTGATACGTTTGTGGCACTACACATTGAATGCAAGAAGGAGAAAAATTCTCAGCTTAAGTTTCAACTAAGATGGTTATCCCTTTGTAGCACGTTTCTGCTGGAAGAACAGTACTCATTAGCAGATATCAATCTCGAAGAGAGTACTCACCCAGTGTTGACTGAGCTCAGACAAAAATGGATACACTTTTGTAAGAAGCACTGTAGCTCCATTACAGCTAGTAAACCAATCATGATGTCCTTTTCATCATCTTTGTATAATTCACTTCTAGAGCATGTGGCATCATTTCAAACTAGGCAAACTGAGGGAACAAGTGGTGGCACTGTAGTTCCTACTGCTGAAGAAGACGGTGTTTACTACCGCTTTGGAGGAGGTGCTCTATGCGAAATGCTTCATCGTCGATACAAACAGATACGCACCGCAAGCAACAAAAACTTAATGTCCATTGAAATAAGTCTTTTACAAGCCATTAACACTAAGGACAAGTCAGATATACCTGAATATTTGCAATACCAGGACCGCGGTTATATGTATTTTCCACACAAGACTTTCATACCATTTCTACGAAAGCTGGACACAGATTTGAAGAAGCTTGTAAATGTGGAAAGCTTTCATAAACTTGGAAATGATTTGATCAAG ATCACTCATGATGGACTGAAAGAACCATCATACAAAGATACCTTTGTTGCTGTTTTAAAACAAAGATTACCTGACTGCATCCTAGATAGTGAGACTCAAACAGCCATGGACAATGTATTTGATGAATTAACAAGGAAGCTCTGTAATACAAGGATCCAAGAGTTCTTATCAGCAACTAAGCAAGAGTTTGCCACAAAGAAAGGAATGGCCTCAACAGTAGATGTAAACTTGCGTACTACTCTATTAAGTGATCATACCAAGTTATCTAGTAAAGTAGATAAATAG
- the LOC136255819 gene encoding uncharacterized protein → MIQLTRRNRYFIDTTQTIVVPCAPMATPVRANVSGTLRNERPSGEELSACPRRLLGPSIPSTETVLSGRNAGEADQEVQEDSLVQDSNVLQLEGVCAVEELKFPEWQFSIGYALDSNKKILTVTQRRLAYHPPFGYVSRVQITVQEEGNYMVHILMRDLEKGVLHTESEVHELLERITAPTYKFCPGIEYSYYQKHYYDVLRFHCKTARRTEAPFYHVDSVNCKMWFELPMNASLEAKSSAEAKCSACKRLCSNLEWQLQRTKKESPSKKVKRQTASSRARLTYMSPASQLKRKQNASMERGIDKRKLAKYESTEITLADEQHTQMCDIVNVIDGTVGDDLQKIFEEGEIHGVSSKLREIWITDKRQNIEQFQQDQARNVTGKRSNQWSMVTIRMALAIFTRSPAAYEALKSFDVLQLPSRSLLQSYTGAFLHDPGTKSNCITDQVAQYVLFKADCEKLGKHPPMSDGVLVFDEVKVACQLMWNSRSQTLTGLAMTSTDLSSLTDVYQLLQMPQTAAQTAYILQFLWRDLTSSYDIVGPYFTHAESVDCKFVLACVMETIKFFQRHGLKTSMLVCDGCAANLTAIKSTHGANGAYSVLDEPTLDKFEIKPWFINPFNPPDLIFWIVCPTHQLKNMINALFSSKSGGTKKFQQGKEKSSFGWGTIVDMYKREVNRVRQQQTRMVPRLKEVHVLRDAWTKLNVSPAKIMQQEQVLTELYSYIHQDPPPSDVAMTIEAHKYLEACNLLFEKGFLCHEKICGMDSPVLQNISSGFEYFSSWISTLLLEDASFPHTSNTQKAFLSWQTWDLLRIDVYGFKAFCKYFLERYPGYFVAPLRISGSAVESLFSQFKHNAGGKLDACNYATARCAHLVKQSASGHHSGAGYRDQTLCSMEIPLQKKKYGTT, encoded by the exons ATGATTCAGCTGACTAGACGAAACCGATATTTCATCGATACAACACAAACCATAGTTGTGCCATGTGCTCCAATGGCTACTCCGGTGCGTGCTAATGTCTCTGGTACTTTGAGAAATGAAAGACCTAGTGGAGAAGAATTATCGGCGTGTCCACGAAGACTGCTGGGACCCTCGATTCCTTCGACTGAGACCGTCCTTAGCGGAAGAAACGCAGGTGAAGCGGATCAAGAAGTACAAGAAGATTCGCTAGTTCAAGACTCAAACGTGCTACAATTAGAAGGAGTGTGTGCTGTCGAAGAACTCAAGTTTCCCGAGTGGCAGTTCTCTATTGGATATGCGCTCGACAGCAACAAGAAGATATTAACCGTTACACAACGTCGCCTAGCTTACCATCCGCCATTTGGCTACGTGTCCAGAGTGCAAATAACGGTCCAGGAAGAAGGGAACTATATGGTACATATACTGATGCGAGATCTGGAGAAAGGGGTTTTGCATACTGAATCAGAGGTTCATGAGTTATTGGAAAGGATTACAGCGCCAACCTACAAGTTTTGCCCTGGGATAGAGTACTCCTACTATCAGAAGCATTATTATGATGTTCTAAGATTTCACTGCAAGACTGCTCGCCGTACGGAAGCTCCATTTTACCATGTTGATTCTGTAAATTGCAAGATGTGGTTTGAGCTACCAATGAATGCTTCTTTAGAGGCTAAGAGCAGTGCTGAAGCTAAGTGCTCAGCTTGTAAGAGACTTTGTTCAAATCTTGAATGGCAACTGCAGCGTACTAAAAAGGAGAGCCCTTCAAAAAAAGTCAAAAGGCAAACTGCTTCTTCAAGGGCTAGACTGACGTATATGTCTCCAGCAAGTCAGCTAAAAAGGAAACAGAATGCTTCAATGGAGCGTGGCATTGACAAGAGGAAGCTAGCAAAGTATGAGAGTACAGAGATAACCCTTGCTGATGAGCAACACACACAGATGTGTGATATAGTGAACGTTATTGATGGTACGGTTGGTGATGATTTACAGAAGATTTTTGAGGAAGGGGAAATTCATGGTGTTAGTAGCAAACTTAGAGAAATTTGGATAACAGATAAAAGACAAAATATTGAGCAGTTCCAGCAAGATCAGGCAAGAAATG TTACTGGGAAACGAAGCAATCAGTGGAGCATGGTTACAATCCGGATGG cTTTGGCAATATTTACAAGGAGTCCAGCAGCATATGAAGCATTAAAAAGTTTTGATGTACTACAGCTGCCGTCAAGATCTTTGCTCCAATCGTATACCGGAGCATTTTTGCATGATCCTGGAACTAAGAGCAACTGCATCACAGACCAGGTTGCCCAGTATGTGCTTTTTAAGGCTGATTGTGAGAAGTTAGGTAAACATCCACCAATGTCAGATGGTGTACTAGTATTTGACGAGGTCAAAGTAGCTTGTCAACTTATGTGGAACTCTAGGAGCCAAACTTTGACAGGATTAGCCATGACCAGTACAGATTTGTCATCTTTGACAGATGTTTATCAGCTCCTACAGATGCCACAAACTGCAGCACAGACAGCTTATATTCTACAGTTTTTGTGGCGCGATTTGACGAGCAGCTATGACATTGTTGGTCCATATTTTACTCATGCTGAGTCAGTTGACTGCAAGTTTGTTCTTGCCTGCGTAATGGAGACCATCAAATTCTTCCAACGCCATGGGCTCAAAACCAGTATGCTAGTGTGTGATGGCTGTGCTGCAAATCTCACAGCCATCAAGTCTACTCATGGAGCAAATGGTGCATATTCTGTGCTAGATGAGCCTACCCTGGACAAATTTGAGATTAAGCCCTGGTTTATCAACCCGTTTAATCCACCTGATCTAATATTTTGGATAGTTTGTCCAACTCACCAG CTCAAGAACATGATTAATGCACTCTTTTCATCAAAGAGTGGGGGAACTAAAAAATTTCAACAAGGAAAAGAGAAGAGTTCCTTTGGTTGGGGTACAATCGTTGACATGTACAAACGAGAAGTTAATCGGGTTAGACAACAACAAACCCGTATGGTTCCTCGCCTAAAAGAGGTGCATGTATTGAGGGATGCATGGACTAAGTTGAATGTTTCCCCAGCTAAAATTATGCAG CAGGAACAGGTATTAACGGAGTTATACTCTTACATCCACCAAGACCCCCCACCTTCTGATGTGGCCATGACGATTGAGGCCCATAAATATTTAGAGGCATGTAATCTGTTATTTGAAAAGGGATTTCTTTGCCATGAAAAGATATGTGGGATGGATTCTCCAGTGTTGCAAAACATTTCAAGTGGCTTTGAGTATTTCTCTTCCTGGATTTCTACACTTCTACTAGAAG ATGCCAGTTTCCCTCATACATCAAACACACAAAAGGCATTCCTTTCCTGGCAGA CATGGGATCTTCTGCGTATTGATGTATATGGCTTTAAAGCTTTCTGTAAATATTTTCTTGAGCGATACCCTGGCTACTTTGTTGCACCACTGAGAATTTCAGGCTCAGCTGTAGAAAGTTTGTTTAGCCAGTTCAAACATAATGCTGGTGGAAAGTTGGATGCCTGCAATTATGCAACTGCTAGATGTGCACACTTGGTGAAGCAGAGTGCATCTGGACATCACAGTGGGGCTGGTTATCGAGATCAGACATTATGTTCCATGGAAATTCCACTACAAAAGAAGAAATATGGTACCACATGA